The following proteins are co-located in the Pseudomonas fluorescens genome:
- a CDS encoding DUF3455 domain-containing protein: MNAKALLCLTGLLVAAPTVFAQAGLPDSIKVPDGHKVALETTGVGEITYECRDKANAAGQTEWTFVGPKAVLNDRSGKPVGTYFGPPATWQAQDGSKVTGTQLAVAPSGAGNLPYQLVKANPAEGKGAMTGVSYIQRVALKGGVAPSTACTTANKGKQEVVKYQADYIFWAAN; this comes from the coding sequence ATGAACGCTAAAGCATTGCTCTGCCTGACCGGTTTGCTCGTCGCCGCCCCGACTGTCTTTGCCCAGGCCGGTTTGCCCGACAGCATCAAGGTGCCGGATGGCCACAAGGTGGCACTGGAAACCACCGGTGTCGGCGAAATCACCTACGAATGCCGCGACAAAGCCAACGCCGCGGGCCAGACCGAATGGACCTTCGTCGGCCCCAAGGCGGTGCTGAATGACCGCAGCGGCAAGCCAGTAGGCACCTACTTCGGGCCGCCAGCCACCTGGCAAGCCCAGGACGGTTCGAAGGTGACCGGCACCCAATTGGCAGTGGCGCCGTCGGGTGCGGGCAACCTGCCCTATCAGTTGGTCAAGGCCAACCCGGCCGAGGGCAAAGGCGCGATGACGGGGGTGAGTTACATCCAGCGGGTCGCCCTTAAAGGCGGCGTGGCGCCGAGTACCGCGTGCACCACCGCCAACAAGGGCAAGCAGGAAGTGGTGAAATACCAGGCCGACTACATATTCTGGGCCGCAAACTGA
- a CDS encoding sigma-70 family RNA polymerase sigma factor, translating into MPEATFDYEACLLACARGDQRALRRLYEQDSSRLLGIALRIARDKALAEDIVHDAFIKIWRGAASFDPTRGSARGWVFSVTRHLALNAVRNPHREVALSAEHDTVAAADDSFEFSTRTGQIQHCLEQLDPARRRCILHAYVDGYSHSEIAQKLDTPLGTVKAWIKRSLAALRECMA; encoded by the coding sequence TTGCCTGAAGCCACTTTTGACTACGAAGCTTGCCTACTGGCCTGCGCGCGTGGCGATCAACGCGCCCTGCGTCGGTTGTATGAGCAAGACAGCAGCCGTCTGCTCGGCATAGCTTTGCGCATTGCCCGCGATAAGGCCCTGGCCGAGGACATCGTGCACGACGCATTTATCAAGATCTGGCGCGGCGCTGCCAGCTTCGACCCCACCCGTGGTTCGGCGCGTGGCTGGGTGTTCAGCGTGACCCGGCACCTGGCCTTGAATGCCGTGCGCAACCCTCACCGTGAAGTGGCGTTGAGCGCGGAACATGACACCGTCGCGGCCGCCGACGACAGCTTTGAATTCAGCACCCGTACCGGGCAGATTCAGCACTGCCTGGAACAGCTCGACCCGGCCCGTCGCCGTTGCATCCTCCACGCTTATGTCGACGGCTATTCCCACAGTGAAATCGCGCAGAAACTGGACACCCCGCTGGGGACCGTCAAAGCCTGGATCAAACGTAGCCTCGCCGCGCTGCGGGAGTGCATGGCATGA